TTAAGACCTAAGATTTCTGGTCTGTCTGTATTGCTCTGGCGAGATGCCCATCATCTTCTTAAACAGACGGGAAAAATAATAAGGATCATCATAACCCAAACTAAATGCAATTTCTTTAATGGTGATGCTTTTTGTATAAAGTAACTGGCAGGTTTTCTGGATTTTAAGCTGGATAAAATATTCCATTGGTGAGGTTCCGGTAGAGCGATGAAACATACTTGAAAAATGCGAGACCGAAAGTTTATAACGAACAGAAAAATCTTCTACTTTAAACTTGCATCCGATCTTTTCTTTCATAAAAACGATGGTTTCTCTAATCATATTATCTTTATCTTCTGCAATTGAAAAATGTTTCTCTACGTATTGAAAAGTAGCCAGAAAGTGGTACAAACACATATTGGCATTATTCAGATTGCCTTTACTATAGCCCATTTCCAGGCAAGCATACATTTCTTCCCAAATCTGAAGTCCTTTCTCATTATAAGGAATATCCCTGGGCCCATCATTTACAGAAATATTCAAAACCCGGTTAAAGTTATCTATATCATTACCACTAAAATGAATCCAGAAAATTGTCCAGGGCAATTCCTGATCTGCTCCGTACTGAATATATTGATCTGTGGCCGGTATTTGGAAAAATTGCCCCGGTGTAACCTCATACTTTTTTTTTATCTATTATATACCAGCCTTTTCCGTGTAAACAGTAAATAAAGATATTGTCTTCACATCCGTTTTTTCTTTCTCTAAAATGGAAACTGGCTTTTGGGAAATATCCAATATGTGTAATAAAGATTTGATTTAAGACTGTATTGGAGGTTCTGATTTTTTTGCAGATTATATTGGGCAAACTAATCAGTTTTTGACCTTCAAATCCATCTCTTATCCTGGTTTTAATCATATCCTTATTTTTATGGTGATGAGCTGCTAATAAGATACTAAATTAATGATGCAGTTGAATAATCCATTAAGATAAGTGCATAATTCATTGTATGCGGTTGTATAACCTGATATTTTTGGTTCGAACCAAATTTATAAAGTATGAACATGAGATCTTTTTCCTACCTGATTATTTTTCTATTCTTTTCTTGTCAGCTAAAAGCACAAACCAATCTTATTGATCCCGCAATTAAAACACCGAAAGCAGTCCTGGATAATTTTATGGATCAGCGATTTGGAATGTTCATTCACTGGGGACCTGTAACCTTACGGGGTACAGAAATCGGTTGGAGTCGTGGTATAAATGTTCCGGCTGATGATTATGACAATTTATACAAAGAATTCAACCCTGTTTTGTTTAATGCGGATGAGTGGGTAAAAACTGCTAAAGATGCAGGAATGAAATACCTGACTATTACAGCAAAACATCATGATGGTTTTTTGTTATGGCCAAGCGCGGTCTCTGATTATAACATTATGAATTCTCCTTACAAAGTGGATGTAGTCGGTTTACTGGCAGCAGCCTGTAAGAAATATGACATCAGGTTTTGTATTTATTTTACTGTTCTTGACTGGCATGATCCAAATTATCCTTTTCATAAACCTGGTCAGAAAAATATTGATGCTAAGGCAGATATGAAAAAATTTGTCCTTACGATGAAAAGTGAAATTCAGGAACTTGTAAATAACTATCATCCCTATATGCTTTGGTTTGATGGGAACTGGGAAAGTCCCTGGAAAAATGAATATGGCATAGATATCTATACCTATATTAAAAAGCTCGATCCTAAGGTGATTATTAACAACAGGATAGGTGCAAATAGTGAGCACACAAAACTGGGACCTGAGATTTTAGGCGATTATGCCACACCTGAACAAAAGATAGGGGCACTCAATATGAACGACCCCTGGGAAACCTGTATGACAATTTGTAATCAGTGGGCCTGGAAACCTAATGATTCGTTGAAATCATTGAAGGAGTGTATTCAAACCCTTGCTAAAACTGCGGGAGGAAATGGAAATTTATTGTTTAATGTTGGTCCAATGCCAGATGGAAGAATTGAAAAACGCCAGGCAACAAGACTTAAGGAAATGGGCAATTGGCTTAAACTTTATGGCGAAAGTATTTATAAAACCAAAGGTGGTCCATTTAAACCGAATGAAATATATGCTGCTACCCGCAAAGGAAACAAACTGTATATTCATGTTTTTGATAAAAAATCCAATGAGCTTATCTTACCGGCTCTACATGCGGTACTGGTAAGAAAAGCATTTTTATTGAACGGCGGAGCTATAAATTATCAGCAGGCTGCCGGCGTAATAACACTTCAGTTACCAGCGCAGCTTCCTGACCAAAATGACTCTGTTATTGTGTTAGAACTTAATACAAACGCTGAAAGTATTCCAGTTATTTCTTAAAACCAGCTTTAATCAAAATGATCAAAAAAATTCATGTAAATGATGCCAGATTTCCATTACCCAACGGAGCTGGAAGTGATGCCATTCATCGCGACCCTATTTATTCTTATGCGGTAACTAATCTTATTGATGACAGCGGATTAACAGGGACTGGATTTGCATTTACACTGGGCGAGGGTAACGACCTGGTATGTAAAGCGGCACAATTCTATGCTTCGCAACTTAAGGGAAGGGACATTGAAGAGTTAATGTCGGATTTTGGGGCCGTATTTAATCAGTTATCTAATGAACAACAATTTCGCTGGCTGGGACCGCACAAGGGAATAGTCCATCTTGCTCTTGCTTCGGTTACCAATGCCTGTTATGATCTCTGGGCAAAAAAAAGAGGAGTACCACTTTGGAAATTGCTAATTGATTTATCACCTGAAGAAATTGTGAACACACTGGATTTATCTTATCTGGAAGATGAGCTTACAGCAGAACAGGCCATACAGTTATTCAAAGATAATGCTGCTGATAAAGAAATTCGTACAAAGGTCACAGTAAAAGGCTATCCCGGATACGACACTTCCATTGGCTGGTTTAATTATAGCGATGAAAAGGTTCGCGAAAATTGCAAAAAGGCAGTTGCAGAAGGATTTACAGCCATGAAGCTAAAAGTCGGAAGCTCAGATCCTCAAAGAGATATTCGCCGTTCACATATTGTACGCGAAGTGGCCGGAGACAATATAAAAGTCATGCTTGATGCAAATCAGCAATGGACATTACCCCAGGCTTTAAAAATATGCAGAGAATTGCAAGGAATGAATCCTTATTGGATTGAAGAGCCCACCCATCCTGATGATGTGCTTGCGCATAAAATACTGGCCGATGCCATTGCTCCGACTAAACTTGCGCTGGGTGAGCATGTGCCAAACCGGATTGTTTTTAAAAATTATCTGCAAACCCAATCTGCTGGTTTTATCCAGGCTGATGCTGTTCGGGTCGGTGGGGTAAGTGAATTTATTACCATAAGCCTGCTTTCCCGGAAATATGGAATACCTGTGGTGCCTCATGTGGGTGATATGGGACAGCTGCATCAGCATTTAGTGTTATTCAATCATATCTCTATGGGACACGAAGCTTTGTTTCTGGAACATATTCCTCATTTGCAAAAACACTTCGTACATCCGGTAATCGTAGAGGGAGGCTTTTATAAAACACCACTGGAGCCAGGCAGCAGCAGTGATTTGAAATCATTAAGTTAATCTGTAAAAACACAGGAAATGTTAAAAACAATAGACTTAAGTATTAGTGCATTCTATATTTTGGGCATTCTGGTTATTGGTTTATGGGCCGGAATCCGTCATCGCAGAAGAAGTAAATCAAATGCTGCCGGAACTTATTTTCTTGCCGGCAAAAGTTTAAAATGGCCTGCTATTGGTCTTGCACTATTTGCCACGAATATCTCTACTGTTCATTTGGTAAGTTTAGCACAAAGCGGATTTAGCAGCGGCCTGTTAAACGGTAATTTTGAATGGATGGCTGCTTTTACACTTATTCTGTTATCATTATTTTTTGTTCCTTTCTATATTAAATCTGGTGTAGCTACTTTGCCTGATTTTCTGGAAAAGCGCTATGATAAGGCAAGCCGCGATTGGCTGGCGGTAATTTCGGTTGTCTCAGCAATCATTATTCACATTGCATTCTCCATGCTTGCCGGGGGTATTGTACTGAAAACTTTGTTCGGCCTTAACATGTATGTAAGTGTAATTGTAATTTGCCTGATCACGGCTGTTTATACGATTATTGGTGGTTTAAAGGCTGTGGTAGTAACCGAATCTATCCAGACGGTGGTTTTACTTAGCGGGGCAATAATAATCAGCTATGCTGCCTTTAACAAAATGGGCGGATGGGAACCGATGATTACAGTACTGAGGGATAAAGGAGAGATGGATAAGCTTTCGATGCTGCGCCCACATGGCGATAGTAGTGGAATGCCCTGGTATGCCGTGTTTTTAGGTTATCCTATTCTGGGGATCTGGTATTGGTGTGCAGATCAGACTATTGTTCAGCGGGTGCTTGGTGCTAAAGATGAGAATCACGCCCGGATAGGTCCATTGTTTTGTGGTTTTATCAAGATTCTGCCGGTTTTTCTTTTTGTATTGCCGGGTTTATTTGCATACACTTTAGCACAATCAGGGCATTTGGATATAAGCAGCCTTGGGTTGGATGAAAAAGGGCAGGTACAGTCAAAGGGTATTTATACATTAATGATTACACAGCTCCTTCCATCAGGTTTAGTCGGTGTTTTGGTAGCTGCACTTTTATCAGGTTTAATGAGCCAGGTTTCCGGGGCGTTAAATTCTATTTCAACTATGGTGAGTTATGATATGTACCAGCGTTATCGCCCTGAAGCTTCGGATAAACAATTAATTTGGGCAGGGAAGGTTTCAGCGGGTATTGCGCTTATATTCTCACTGGCATTGCTACCACTGCTTGACCGGTATGAAAGTATATTTAGTGGTATTAATGATATTATTGCACATATTGCTCCGCCAATAACCTGTGTTTTTTTGCTGGGTGTATTCTGGAAAGGCGCATCTGCCCAATCTGCTAAGTTAACGCTATGGATAGGTTCTATCCTGGGTGTTATTGCATTTGCTATAAATAAGTTATACCCCGAAACATTTATTGGCCATACTCCATTTATGATGATGGCATTTTACCTGTTTTGTATCTGTGTCGTAATCCAGATCTTTTTTTCTTACAGGTACCCGGTTCAGCATACTGAAGAAAGTGCTAAACTTTATTGGAAATCACCTTGGGAGCCTTTACAGGGAGTGGCCTGGAAAGGTATAGGGAATTATAAACTATTATCAGGCTTACTTCTGTTAACCGTGGCTGTACTATATTATATTTTTAGATAAAATGAAAAGAATTATTATTGCTTTTTTTCTTGCTTATTGTTCTTTTACGGGATGCAAGGAGCCCATTAAGCCGGCAGAGCCAAAAAGATTTGGCTCGGTAACAGGATTAAAACCCGAAAAAATAGCATACTACAAAAAACTACATGCCTATGTCTGGCCAGCTGTTCTGAAAAAAATAAAAGAATGTAACATTCGTAATTATTCCATTTACTTCAAAAAAATAGACAGCGCTTATTACCTCTTCAGCTACTTTGAATATACAGGTAATAATTTTGAGGAAGACATGAAAAAAATGTCCCGTGATCCGGATACCCAACGCTGGTGGAAAGAGACGGATCCCTGCCAGCAGCCTATAACCGGTTCTGACAAAATATGGAGCCCGATGGAAGAGGTGTTTCACACAAACTAACAAATTGAATTTTAAAGATTTCTAACAGGATAAATTATATGGAGCTATTAGCAGGTAAAATCATTTTTCTTACCGGAGGATCAACAGGGATTGGCTTTGAATGTGCAAAGGCCTATGCAAATGCAGGAGCGACTGTTATAATTGCTGCCAATTCTGAGGATTCCGTTAAGCAGGCTATGACATTTTTAGGTCCTGATCATCTTGGTGTATTATGTGATGTGTCAAAGGCTGCAGATGTGAAGAATGCTATCGGCTTAACGATTGGAAAATATGGCAGAATTGATGCTATACATAACAATGCAGGAATTGCCATTCCTTCTAAACCCCTGCATGAAACTACAGATGAGGAATGGCAGAATCTGATGGATGTTAACCTGAGAGCTGTTCTATATACCACGCGTTTTGGTTTTGAAGCGCTAAAAAACACAAGGGGCAGTATTTTGAATACCAGTAGCCTGGTTGGTTCAATCGGGCAGGAAAGGCATGCTGCCTATACCGCTACAAAAGGAGCCTTAAATGCCCTTACCAAATCAATGGCACTAGATTATGCGCCTTATAAAATAAGGGTCAATGCTGTTCTGCCTGCCGGTGCCTGGACGCCCATGCTACGCGAGTGGGTTAAAGAACAACCAGAGCCTGAATTTACTACAGCTTATCTTAATGATATACATCCGCTGGGTGATTGTCCTGATGGTGATGTAATTGCTGATGCTTGTGTATTTCTTCTTTCAGATATGGCCAGGTTTATTACCGGAAGTACTTTACCGGTTAGTGGAGGTGCTGAATTAGGTTATAGGCGGACTTAAATAGGAAAGGCCGGACTTCCGGAGTTTAAAGTCCGTTGAGGGCCAAAACTCCGGAAGTCTCTTCCTTAAATGAAGGAGTGTTAATCAGTTCTTTTTCTTTCTTCATCATTTCCAAAACTGCGTTGTCTGACATTGATTTTATCATTTCCAAAACTGTAGGTCAGCGAGAATCTGAAAAATCTGCTGCTGTTATTCTGACCATATACCTGGGTTATTCCATTGACAACAGAGGTATAGTTTTTCAGGTAGGCAGTGTTAAAGACATCGTTAACCAATGCAGCAAGCTGCAGCTTATTTTGAAGTATGCTTTGTTTGATACCTATATTTAATCCTGACAGCTGCCCTGTTTCATAGAGCCCTCTTTTAACAGAAGAGCTGAAAAAATAATCGGCCTGTAATTTTGTTTCTTTACTTAAAGAAAAGGTGTTATTTGTGGTTAAATATAACTGGGCACTATTTTTTGGGGTTGCATTCACCAGTTTGTTAAACACACTTTTTGAACCCAGCAGGTAAGCCAGATTCTGGCTTTGCCACCAGGAAACAAGGTTAAGTGTATAACTTTGTCCTATACCGTAATAGTATTCCTTAAAGTAGTTTTGTCTGGTTATAGTCTGCACGTTTGTCTGCGGATCTGAATTGAATACTATACCAAAACCATCTGTAGTAATATTAAAGAATAAATTGGTTCTCCAGTTTTCTTTATATACATAGGTAAAGTCAAAGTTATCACTATAAGAAGGCTGGAGGAAAGGGTTCCCTTCTGAATAACTCTTACTGTTCAGAAAAGAACGGAATGGATTCAGGTCTCTGAAAACCGGTCTGTTAACCCTGCGTCCATAATTAAACAGAAAGCTGTTATTTTCATTTTCTTTATAAGAGAGATAAATGGTAGGGAATAATTTCAGATAGTTATTCTGTGTTTTTTGGTTTGCAGTAGCAGAATATCCGCTGGTCTGTATATTTTCCAGTCTAAGACCTAATTGCAGACTTAGTTTAGCTGTTATATTTTTATTTCCGTTTACATATACAGCCTGGTTGTTTTCCTGGTATTCAAAGTGATTGGAACGGGTCTTGTCTAAAACCGGATCGCCGGTAATCGTATTATAATAAGCTATATCAGCTTTGCTATTGATAAAACTTAGTTTGGTTCCATAAGACAGGTTCATGAATTTTAAAGGATGTTCCATATCTAGTTTGATACTGTAGTTATTAATGTCCTGCATAGATTGGTTTTTTGCTGCCTGGTTCGTGTTTAAATACTTCATATCAGGCAAAAATGTTCTGGTGATAAAGTTGTTATCAATTTTGGAGTTATAATTGAAATAGTCGAGATCAGCAGAAAGCTTTTTTCCTGTGGTATCGAGTCTGGTTATGATATGCGCATTGTAAGTCTGGCTGGAGTTGGTCAGTTTATTATATCCATCATTAATGAGCAGAGAGTCCAGCTGATTACTGGTGTTTCCGATTTTTATAGTGGTCAGATCTTTGGTGTCCGGATTGTTTTGATTGCCACTGTACTGCACACCAATAGTTGTACTGCCGGAAAGATCATAATCAAATGCCAGACCGCCGGACAGGTTATTCTGTTTTTGTTTTCCTGTACGGTTCAGGGCCCACAATCCTTGTGGATAATAAGTATTTAAGCTTTCTGTCTCTTTCAGCTTACCCAGTTTCCCGCCAATGTTCATGGAGAGTTTGATTTTGTCTTTGTTATACAAAAAGTTATCTCTCAGGGTGAAAAAACTATAAGTACTCTGATCATAAGTCATTGTTGCTGTGTTTTTCCAGGAATCCCTGATCCCTTTTTTCAGGACGATATTAATGAGTCCGCCATCTCCGCCAGCTTCGTACTTTGCAGGTGGGTTCGTGATAACTTCTATACTTGCAATATCAGTGGCTGCTATAGCATTCAGGTAATTGATCAGATCATCACCGGTTAGTTCAATCAGGCGTCCGTCTATCATCACACGTGATGAGCCCTTACCCAGGATGCTGATGTTTTTGCTCTGGATCATTACACCAGGAGCAGTGCTCAGGGCACCTACCGCATTACCACCTGATGCAGCAATACTACTGGCTACATTATAAATCAGGCGGTCTGTTTTATACTCGATCAGTTTTTTCTTCGCCACAATTTTAATCTCCTGCAGGTCGCCGTCTTTTGGTTGCATAGTAATCATACCCAGGTCGGTATCTTTTACGATAACCAGGTCTTTTTCCTGTGCTGTAAAGCCGAGATAACTGATCTTTATTTTATAGGAACCACTTTTGATTTTTAAGTCAAAAGAGCCGTCTTCTTTAGTCAGTGTACCAGCTACTACTTTGCCTTCGGGGCTTGAGAGGATGATATTTGCCCAGATTACCGGTTCGTTGTTACCTTTTACATTTCCCTTTAACTGTACCTGAGAACTTGCCCATAATGGTAATATCAGCAGGGCGTATAAGATGATTGTTTTCATATGATTTGCTTTATGACTACAAATCTGCCTCAGAAAACCGGCTTGCACGACCGACAAAAAAAGTCGGACTATTTTTCTGGAAAGAAAATAGTCCGACTTTTTTTTGAAGACGTACGACTTTTGTTATCTTGTTTGTAATGAGCTGTTTCTGTACTGTGTTGGGGTCTGTTTCGTATACTTTTTAAAGGCGAAGTTGAATGTGGATTTTGAATTAAAACCTACTGCATACAGCACCTCCTGGATATTTAATTCGTTTTTCCGGGGATCTCTTAAAATTGCCATGGCTTTTTGAATGCGATACTCATTGATAAAATCGAAAAAATGCTGATTAAGCTGATGGTTAATCAGTATGGATAAATCACGTACCTGAATTTTCATCTGACCGGCAAGATCCTGAATCGTTAAGGAGGGCTCAAGATAAGGTTCTTCCTGCTCCATAAATTTTCTCAGCGCCGTAATTTTATCCTGATCAGGTAAGTTTGAAGCTGGCTGATCTGCTGTGGGCATATCTGCAGGGGAATCAGGTATAAAGTCACTGACTAATTTTAATTTGGAATCTATCCCTCTGAAAAGATCAGGATGATGCAGCGCTTTTAAAACAAACCAGCATAAAACTGACAGTGCAGTAAGTCCGACTAAAGGATATACCCAGCCTGCTATATGCGTATAATCTGTATATTTTAACAGGTTTTTAAGGGCAGCAATGAAATACTGCGCAGCTAACAGACAGGTGAATTGAAATAACCACTGATAAGTAACAGATGCTGGATTTGTATAGTTTTCCAGGTATATCTTTTTATATTTTCTCAGCACAAGAAAAATCGCAGTGATATAGAAGGTCAGCTGAAACAGGATAAAGATCTGGAGGAAAATGGCCTCAGGCATTTGATTGTAATTGTCCAGGAAAAGGAACCGCGCCGTTGAATCTGCCAGATAAAAACGTGGTGTTATAATCAGGTTAGCCAGCAGAAAAGGGCTTATATGCAGCAGATGTTTTGGCTTTAAGCTGAAATCGGCATAACAGACTGATAAGACATATAAATAGAAAAAGGGAATGATTAACAGTGAGGTTTGTCCTCTGAACATTTCTAAAACCGGCTCATGCTGCAGAAAGTAGTAGCTAAAGAAACCGCTGATATCAATCCCATTAAAAATGATAAAACAAGCCAGCAGTCTGTTATTTAGTTTATGTTCGGTTTTTACAGTGAGTAAAAACAGGGCGAACAGAAAAGAAATAAAAACAGAGAGGAAGCTTATAATACCCGTTAAAATATACTGATCCATTAAGAGAATGATATCTGCTAAATTAGGATAATTTTTAGATTGCTCAGCTTATATTCAGCTCCATCTCATATTGTTTAATCGTTAGCTCATATCCGACAGTCAATAAAAATGCATGGATTCTATGCAGGTTTTTATCAATATTGATCACGGAGAATTCTTTCTTTTCTCCTGAAGAGATGTATTCAAATAGTTGTTTTGCTGCTCCTTGTCTTCTGTAGGCAGGAGCTACGGCAAACTGATGAATTCTATGGTTATCAGGATTGTAAATTAAATAGCCGATTAGCTGATCCGCAGAGAAAATTCCAATGGCAATATGCAGCTCTTTCGCATTTTTCATAGCGGTAACTGAGTTTTGCCAGGCTGGTTCTCCATCCCAAAAAGAACTGAATAATTGCCAGTCATCAGATAGCAGCGGCCGTATCTCAAACCTTGATCCGCTGTGCGTTTTAAGCTGACCTTTATAACAATTGTAATCCCTGGTAATTTTAAAACCGGCTCTTTCGTAGGTGTTGATAGCTACCTGATTACCGGTTATTACTTCAAGTTTGAGTTTGGTTACATTTTGTTCTTTTAGTTTAGGGATAATATACTCCATGAGTTTTGAAGTGATTTTATTTCCTCTTTCATCTGGAATTACGCCCGTGCCTGCATTGTAAGCGACTTTATTTCCATGAATATGATCTATGCCATGTAAGATGAATCCGATTAAGCGATCGTCCTCAAATGCTCCGGCAGAAAACCGGAGATCAATGCTTTCGGTTTTGATCTTTCTTTCTAATTGTTCTTTTGTGATTTTGAAGGGGACCAGATAATCTGAAAATGATAAGTTAAAAGTTTCTGCCAATGATCCGGTATCTACGTTTTCTAAGGTTGTTATCTTCATTTCTTTAAAAGCTAAATCGGCCTAATATGCAATTTTTTGTGCTGAATTGCTTAGACCGATTGGCTTTTGCAGAAAAATCCGGAATAAATAAACCTCTTTGAAGGCTTATTTATCTAAAGAATGGAGGTAATCCACCAAACATTCCCAAACTGATCTTTAATACCGCAGGTTCTGCCATAATTCTGATCAGATAGTCCCATTAATGATTCTGCCCCTGCATCCAAAGCTTTTTTATAAGTTTCGTCTGCACTTTCAACGTATACAAACAGATTTGCTGTTTGTGGCTGCCAATCTTCGGAGGCGTCACAAAACATAATAGTGCTTGTTCCGATCATAATTTCAGCATGCATTAAACCAGAACCATCGGCTCTTGGCTTCTGCATACTTTCAATGGGTTGTGCATTAAAGACTGTTTTTGTGAAATCAATAAATGCTGAAGCATTTTTCAGCATTAAATAAGGCATAACGGTCTGATGTTCTTGTGGTATATTCATTTTCTTATTTATTTAACTATGCTAATTTAGCAAGGCAGGCATTAATGAAATAGGAAAAATCCGACATCTTCAGACCGTTCTCCAGGCAGTACCTTCAGCCTGATTAAAGAAGTATTCTTTTGGTTTATGACCTGAGAACTGTTTAAAGTCCTGAATGAAATGAGACTGATCGTAATATCCGCAGGTATAGGCAATTTCTGCCAGTGACTTGTTATTATGGTTATATAATGCCAGTGCATGCTGAAAACGGACTATTCTGGAAAATAATTTAGGGCTGAATCCGGCCTGCTGTTTGAAATTTCTTTCAAACTGCCGGGTCGATAGAAAATTATGAGCAGCAAGCTGTTCTATATTGATAATTTCACTCGTTTGAATCATATATCTGATAGTCTGAAAAATCCCCGGAGGTTGCTGTTTGGCTACTGCTAATCTTTTTTCAAGAAATCCTGAGATAATTTCTACTCTCTGGCTATGATCTGCAGCAAGCATCATCTTTTCTTCTAACTCATGAGCCTGGTTTCCAAGTAATGTTTTCAGGTCGATCATCTGATTTTTTAACTCCGAACCTGGAATTGAAAAAAGCTGAGAGATTGCAAAAGGGTAGAGGTAAGCACCAAATATTCCAAAGTTGCTCCGGATTACAAAACGTCTGATCAGTAGTGATTGACCTGCCAGCCCGGAGGCGAAAGCTTTCTCCTCTGGTTTTTCAGGGATCAGTTCATCAAAAATGCCCTGATAATGAAAAAGTAGTTCGGCACAGCCATCTGCCATCGAGCGATGGATATAGGGGCTTTCTAGTGTGGCGTCGCCTTCTAAAACCCAGAAAAATCTTACATATGCTGCTAATTTTTCCGGAGGGTTTATGGTAAAATATTTCATTGCCTGGTTATTAAAGGAGAAGTTACAGATAATCGCGTAATTACCCAATTAATTTTAGCTGATCATTTTCCCCGGGTTAATCAGGATAAAATTGTTTAGGATAAACTCTCCCAGAATGTTTTTTAGCAAATTCATAAATCATATATTGTAGCGATAAACAAAATTACTTATGTCATCAAGAAGGTTTTTTATTAAAAGTAGTTTAACGGGATTGGCACTGGCAGGTATACCCGGAGCTGTTTCTGCACTCGTTCCGGTTGAACATGCAGCATTGAATAATCAGACCGGCAAGCTGAAATTACGTTTTGCGATTGCCTCTGACGGACATTATGGGCAGCCAGGCACTCCTTATAAAAAAGACCATGAAAATATAGTGCAGTGGCTTAATGAAACACATCAGATAAATCCGCTTAACTTTGTGATTATCAATGGTGACCTGGTTCATGACCGGCCGGAATTACTGCAGGAGGTGAAAAAGGAATATTATGATCGGCTAAAGGTTCCTTTTTATGCTATTCCGGGAAATCATGATCATGCAGATACGGCCATCTGGAAGTCTGTATTTGGTTATGAAGATAACTTCTCTTTTGAGCATAATGGTATTGGTTTTATATTGGCCAATACCTCCAATACCAAAGGGACTTATATTGCGCCGGACAGCGTTTTCATGAAAAGAGAGCTGGATAAGTTTAAGGATCTTACAACGGTTTTTGTGATCCTGCATATTCCGCCATATCACTGGGTGCCGGAAAGTCCTTTTGCAGACAGCCCGGAAACCATTAATTTGTTGCATAGTTATCCCAATGTTAAAGCTGTATTTCATGGCCATGACCATAGTCTTGATGCCGTGTTTTATACCAATAAATTACCACATTTCTTTGACGCTCATTTTGGTGGAAACTGGGGTACAACTTATCGGGGATACCGGATTGTAGAAGTCGATGAAACCAATAAAATCACTACTTATCAGGTTAATGCAAGTAAAAATCCAATGCTTAATGAAACTTCGTTTTAATATTACAGGCCTGTTGTTAACTTTTTTGACCTTTGGAAGCTCAGCTCAAAACTTAACCCGTTTTGTTGTTCCCGCTGGCTATGTGAAGGTTCTCGAGGCCAGAGGTGATCTGGACAAAGACGGAGTTGATGAGCTGGTATATGCTTATAATACGGATAAGAAAGAGGATGATGCCGGATTTTTCAGAACATTATACATCTGCAAAACCGTCAATGGAGAAACCCGGCTCTGGAAAAAGAATACCTCTGTACTCTGGAAAAGCAAAGACTGTGGCTTTTGTATAGATAAAGGTGTTGATCTGTCAATGAGTATAAAAAATAATACACTGTTGGTCAAACAGACTTTTAATCATAATTCCAGACACTATAGTACTTATCAGAACATTTTCCGCTTTCAAAATAAGGATTGGTTTTTAATTGGTTCCACTTATAATGATTACGATACCTGTGATTTTGATTTTAAATATGATATTAATTTTTCTACCGG
This portion of the Pedobacter lusitanus genome encodes:
- a CDS encoding helix-turn-helix domain-containing protein, which encodes MDQYILTGIISFLSVFISFLFALFLLTVKTEHKLNNRLLACFIIFNGIDISGFFSYYFLQHEPVLEMFRGQTSLLIIPFFYLYVLSVCYADFSLKPKHLLHISPFLLANLIITPRFYLADSTARFLFLDNYNQMPEAIFLQIFILFQLTFYITAIFLVLRKYKKIYLENYTNPASVTYQWLFQFTCLLAAQYFIAALKNLLKYTDYTHIAGWVYPLVGLTALSVLCWFVLKALHHPDLFRGIDSKLKLVSDFIPDSPADMPTADQPASNLPDQDKITALRKFMEQEEPYLEPSLTIQDLAGQMKIQVRDLSILINHQLNQHFFDFINEYRIQKAMAILRDPRKNELNIQEVLYAVGFNSKSTFNFAFKKYTKQTPTQYRNSSLQTR
- a CDS encoding GNAT family N-acetyltransferase produces the protein MKITTLENVDTGSLAETFNLSFSDYLVPFKITKEQLERKIKTESIDLRFSAGAFEDDRLIGFILHGIDHIHGNKVAYNAGTGVIPDERGNKITSKLMEYIIPKLKEQNVTKLKLEVITGNQVAINTYERAGFKITRDYNCYKGQLKTHSGSRFEIRPLLSDDWQLFSSFWDGEPAWQNSVTAMKNAKELHIAIGIFSADQLIGYLIYNPDNHRIHQFAVAPAYRRQGAAKQLFEYISSGEKKEFSVINIDKNLHRIHAFLLTVGYELTIKQYEMELNIS
- a CDS encoding SDR family NAD(P)-dependent oxidoreductase yields the protein MELLAGKIIFLTGGSTGIGFECAKAYANAGATVIIAANSEDSVKQAMTFLGPDHLGVLCDVSKAADVKNAIGLTIGKYGRIDAIHNNAGIAIPSKPLHETTDEEWQNLMDVNLRAVLYTTRFGFEALKNTRGSILNTSSLVGSIGQERHAAYTATKGALNALTKSMALDYAPYKIRVNAVLPAGAWTPMLREWVKEQPEPEFTTAYLNDIHPLGDCPDGDVIADACVFLLSDMARFITGSTLPVSGGAELGYRRT
- a CDS encoding VOC family protein → MNIPQEHQTVMPYLMLKNASAFIDFTKTVFNAQPIESMQKPRADGSGLMHAEIMIGTSTIMFCDASEDWQPQTANLFVYVESADETYKKALDAGAESLMGLSDQNYGRTCGIKDQFGNVWWITSIL
- a CDS encoding TonB-dependent receptor domain-containing protein, coding for MKTIILYALLILPLWASSQVQLKGNVKGNNEPVIWANIILSSPEGKVVAGTLTKEDGSFDLKIKSGSYKIKISYLGFTAQEKDLVIVKDTDLGMITMQPKDGDLQEIKIVAKKKLIEYKTDRLIYNVASSIAASGGNAVGALSTAPGVMIQSKNISILGKGSSRVMIDGRLIELTGDDLINYLNAIAATDIASIEVITNPPAKYEAGGDGGLINIVLKKGIRDSWKNTATMTYDQSTYSFFTLRDNFLYNKDKIKLSMNIGGKLGKLKETESLNTYYPQGLWALNRTGKQKQNNLSGGLAFDYDLSGSTTIGVQYSGNQNNPDTKDLTTIKIGNTSNQLDSLLINDGYNKLTNSSQTYNAHIITRLDTTGKKLSADLDYFNYNSKIDNNFITRTFLPDMKYLNTNQAAKNQSMQDINNYSIKLDMEHPLKFMNLSYGTKLSFINSKADIAYYNTITGDPVLDKTRSNHFEYQENNQAVYVNGNKNITAKLSLQLGLRLENIQTSGYSATANQKTQNNYLKLFPTIYLSYKENENNSFLFNYGRRVNRPVFRDLNPFRSFLNSKSYSEGNPFLQPSYSDNFDFTYVYKENWRTNLFFNITTDGFGIVFNSDPQTNVQTITRQNYFKEYYYGIGQSYTLNLVSWWQSQNLAYLLGSKSVFNKLVNATPKNSAQLYLTTNNTFSLSKETKLQADYFFSSSVKRGLYETGQLSGLNIGIKQSILQNKLQLAALVNDVFNTAYLKNYTSVVNGITQVYGQNNSSRFFRFSLTYSFGNDKINVRQRSFGNDEERKRTD